A genomic stretch from Myxocyprinus asiaticus isolate MX2 ecotype Aquarium Trade chromosome 24, UBuf_Myxa_2, whole genome shotgun sequence includes:
- the LOC127415148 gene encoding sarcoplasmic/endoplasmic reticulum calcium ATPase 2-like isoform X2, giving the protein MGKVYRQDRKAVQRIKAKDIVPGDIVEVAVGDKVPADIRICGIKSTTLRVDQSILTGESVSIIKHTDPVPDLRAVNQDKKNMLFSGTNIAAGKAVGVVVATGVNTEIGKIRDEMAATEQEKTPLQQKLDEFGEQLSKVISLICIAVWIINIGHFNDPAHGGSWIRGAVYYFKIAVALAVAAIPEGLPAVITTCLALGTRRMAKKNAIVRSLPSVETLGCTSVICSDKTGTLTTNQMSVCRMFIIDKAEGESCSLTEFTISGSTYAPEGDVYLDNRLVKCSQYDGLVELATICALCNDSSLDYNETKGVYEKVGEATETALTCLVEKMNVFDTDVRSLSKIEKANACNAVIKQLMKKEFTLEFSRDRKSMSAFCLPSKAKSTSAKMFVKGAPEGVIERCTYVRVGGSRVPVTPGIKDKIMSVIREYGTGRDTLRCLALATRDNPLKKEEMVLSDTARFAEYESDLTFVGCVGMLDPPRTEVAASIKLCRHAGIRVIMITGDNKGTAVAICRRIGIFSEDDDVSRMAFTGREFDDLSPHAQRKAVMEARCFARVEPSHKSKIVEFLQGFDEITAMTGDGVNDAPALKKAEIGIAMGSGTAVAKTASEMVLADDNFASIVAAVEEGRAIYNNMKQFIRYLISSNVGEVVCIFLTAALGFPEALIPVQLLWVNLVTDGLPATALGFNPPDLDIMNKPPRSAKEPLISGWLFFRYLIIGCYVGAATVGAAGWWFIAADDGPMITLYQLSHFLQCSPDNPDFQDLECHVFESPYPMTMALSVLVTIEMCNALNSLSENQSLLRMPPWENIWLLGAICLSMSLHFLILYVEPLPVIFQITPLNVTQWLMVLKISLPVILLDELLKFVARNYLEPARAD; this is encoded by the exons TGGGTGACAAGGTACCTGCTGACATCCGCATCTGCGGTATCAAGTCCACCACACTGAGAGTGGACCAGTCCATCCTCACAG GTGAGTCTGTCTCTATCATTAAGCACACCGATCCCGTGCCGGACCTCCGTGCTGTCAATCAAGACAAGAAGAACATGCTGTTCTCG GGAACGAACATTGCCGCAGGCAAAGCTGTGGGTGTGGTGGTAGCCACAGGTGTGAACACAGAGATTGGTAAGATCCGTGATGAGATGGCCGCCACTGAGCAGGAGAAGACCCCCCTGCAGCAGAAGCTGGATGAGTTTGGCGAGCAGCTTTCTAAGGTCATCTCGCTCATCTGCATCGCCGTGTGGATCATCAACATCGGCCACTTCAATGACCCCGCCCACGGTGGCTCCTGGATCCGTGGCGCTGTCTACTACTTCAAGATCGCCGTTGCTTTGGCCGTGGCTGCAATCCCTGAGGGTCTTCCCGCCGTCATCACCACCTGCCTGGCTCTCGGCACCCGCCGCATGGCCAAGAAGAACGCCATTGTTCGCTCTCTGCCATCTGTGGAGACCCTAGGTTGCACCTCTGTCATTTGCTCTGACAAAACCGGCACCCTCACCACCAACCAGATGTCCGTCTGCAGG ATGTTCATCATAGACAAGGCTGAGGGTGAGAGCTGTTCACTGACTGAGTTCACCATCTCTGGCTCCACTTACGCTCCTGAAGGAGATGT GTACCTTGATAACCGTTTGGTGAAGTGCTCTCAGTATGATGGGCTGGTGGAGTTGGCAACCATCTGTGCCTTGTGCAATGATTCCTCCCTGGATTATAATGAG ACTAAAGGTGTTTATGAGAAGGTTGGAGAAGCCACAGAGACAGCTCTGACCTGCCTGGTTGAGAAAATGAATGTTTTTGACACTGATGTCAGGAGCCTGTCTAAGATTGAGAAAGCCAACGCCTGCAACGCA GTGATCAAGCAGCTGATGAAGAAGGAGTTCACCCTGGAGTTCTCCAGAGACAGGAAATCTATGTCTGCGTTCTGTTTGCCCAGCAAGGCCAAGTCCACCTCTGCTAAAATGTTTGTCAAG GGAGCTCCAGAGGGAGTGATCGAGAGGTGCACATACGTGCGTGTGGGCGGGTCTAGGGTACCTGTGACTCCAGGCATTAAGGATAAGATCATGTCTGTGATCAGAGAGTATGGCACTGGCCGGGATACCCTTCGCTGTCTGGCACTGGCCACCCGTGATAACCCACTAAAGAAAGAGGAGATGGTTCTGTCAGACACTGCCCGCTTTGCAGAGTATGAG TCTGACCTGACCTTTGTGGGCTGCGTGGGCATGTTGGACCCTCCTCGTACTGAGGTGGCCGCCTCCATCAAGCTCTGCCGTCATGCTGGCATCCGCGTCATCATGATCACCGGTGACAACAAGGGCACAGCCGTGGCCATCTGCAGACGCATCGGCATCTTCTCGGAAGACGATGACGTCAGTCGCATGGCCTTTACAGGCCGTGAATTTGACGACCTTTCACCTCACGCCCAACGCAAGGCTGTCATGGAAGCCCGCTGCTTTGCACGTGTGGAGCCTTCACACAAGTCTAAGATTGTGGAGTTCCTGCAGGGCTTTGATGAAATCACTGCCATG ACAGGAGATGGCGTGAACGATGCCCCTGCCTTAAAGAAGGCAGAGATTGGCATCGCCATGGGCTCTGGCACTGCTGTGGCCAAGACAGCCTCGGAGATGGTCCTCGCTGATGACAACTTTGCCTCTATTGTGGCCGCTGTGGAGGAAGGCAGAGCGATCTACAACAACATGAAGCAGTTCATCCGCTACCTCATCTCCTCCAACGTGGGAGAGGTCGTCTG TATCTTCCTCACTGCTGCATTGGGTTTTCCTGAGGCCCTGATCCCTGTCCAGCTGCTCTGGGTGAATCTGGTGACTGACGGTCTGCCTGCCACTGCTCTGGGCTTCAACCCCCCTGACCTGGACATAATGAACAAACCCCCTCGCAGTGCCAAAGAGCCCCTCATCTCTGGCTGGCTTTTCTTCAGATACCTTATCATTGGCT GCTATGTTGGTGCTGCAACTGTAGGAGCTGCAGGTTGGTGGTTTATTGCTGCTGACGATGGTCCAATGATCACTCTTTACCAGCTG AGTCATTTCCTGCAGTGTTCTCCTGATAATCCAGACTTCCAGGACTTGGAGTGCCATGTGTTTGAGTCTCCCTACCCCATGACCATGGCCCTGTCTGTGTTGGTGACCATTGAGATGTGTAATGCCCTTAACAG TCTATCAGAGAACCAGTCTCTGTTGCGCATGCCTCCCTGGGAGAACATCTGGCTGCTGGGAGCCATCTGCCTCTCCATGTCTCTGCATTTCCTCATTCTCTATGTGGAGCCACTGCCG GTCATCTTCCAGATCACTCCTCTGAATGTGACTCAGTGGCTGATGGTGCTAAAGATCTCATTGCCTGTTATCCTCCTGGACGAGCTGCTCAAATTCGTCGCAAGGAACTACCTGGAGCCCG CTCGGGCGGATTAA